A genomic region of Magnolia sinica isolate HGM2019 chromosome 6, MsV1, whole genome shotgun sequence contains the following coding sequences:
- the LOC131248734 gene encoding pentatricopeptide repeat-containing protein At4g01570, whose amino-acid sequence MIPHLFRKSPSSPPSTTHLSNVLLVASVSKALSVSGTRSLDSTPISLSQSLVLQILRRSSLDPSKKIEFFKWASLRHSYKHSADTYSQIFRTICRAGRLDEVSSLLHLMKDDGVVVDSATFKLLLDAFIRSGKFDSALDILDEMEELGATLNPHMYNSVIVALVKKNQVGLALSIFYKLLESSNAGGDAALDCVACNELLVALRKAEMRDEFKRVYLKLREKGFGFDTWNYNICIHAFGCWGDLGFALQLFKEMKEKGPSSSPDLCTYNSLIRVLCLVGKVGDALIVWEELKGSGHEPDAFSYRILIQGCCKSYRVEDAMRIFREMQFNGFRPDTIVYNSLLDGLLKVRRLTDACQLFEKMVQDGVRASCWSYNILIDGLFRNGRAAAGYTMFCDLKKKGQFVDAITYSIVVLHLCRERRLEAALELVEEMEVRGFVVDLVTITSLLVRLHREGRWDWAERLMKHVRDSSLVPNVLRWKADMDASMRDPQDRRKDFMPLFPSEGGLGEIMSLVDSTTDLGAANEHSSDSGAQDEANSLAGWSSSPYMDQLANEVQSISRSRLFSVSRGKRVQGVGAKSFNVDMVNTYMSIFLAKGKLSIACKLFEIFTEMGSDPVSYTYNSLMSSFVKKGYFREAWGVLREMGEKLCPADIATYNVIIQGLGRMGEADLASTVLDQLLKKGGYLDIVMYNTLIHALGKAGRIDEANKLFKQMTGSGINPDVVTFNTLIEVHSKAGKVKEAYKFLKMMLDAGCPPNHVTDTILDYLEKEIEKLRYQKASIKRNKEDLP is encoded by the coding sequence ATGATACCCCACCTCTTCAGAAAATCCCCATCTTCTCCTCCGTCCACCACCCACCTGTCAAACGTCCTCCTCGTTGCCTCCGTCTCCAAAGCCCTTTCCGTCTCCGGCACCCGATCCCTCGATTCCactccaatctctctctcccaaTCTCTCGTACTCCAAATCCTCCGTCGTTCCTCGCTCGATCCCTCAAAGAAGATCGAATTTTTCAAATGGGCTTCTCTCAGGCATTCTTACAAACACTCGGCAGACACTTACTCGCAGATCTTCCGCACCATCTGCCGCGCCGGCCGGCTCGACGAGGTCTCTTCCCTCTTGCATCTGATGAAGGACGACGGCGTTGTGGTCGATTCTGCTACGTTCAAGCTCCTCCTTGATGCATTTATCCGGTCGGGGAAGTTCGACTCTGCTTTAGATATTCTCGATGAGATGGAAGAGTTGGGTGCTACTTTGAATCCCCACATGTATAATTCTGTTATTGTGGCTCTGGTTAAGAAAAACCAAGTGGGCCTCGCGCTTTCAATATTTTATAAGCTTCTAGAATCTTCAAATGCTGGTGGAGATGCCGCTCTTGATTGTGTCGCTTGCAATGAGCTGCTTGTTGCTCTTCGGAAAGCCGAGATGAGGGATGAATTCAAAAGGGTTTATCTGAAATTGCGTGAAAAAGGGTTTGGGTTCGATACATGGAATTACAATATCTGTATTCATGCATTTGGGTGTTGGGGGGATTTGGGTTTCGCGCTACAACTCTTCAAAGAGATGAAGGAGAAGGGTCCATCGTCCAGCCCAGATTTATGCACTTACAATTCTTTGATCCGCGTGCTTTGTTTGGTGGGAAAGGTGGGTGATGCACTGATTGTTTGGGAGGAACTGAAAGGGTCTGGTCATGAGCCCGATGCATTTTCTTATAGGATCTTGATCCAAGGGTGTTGCAAGTCATATAGGGTGGAGGATGCAATGCGCATTTTTAGAGAAATGCAGTTTAATGGATTTCGTCCAGATACCATCGTTTATAATTCTTTACTCGATGGTCTGCTCAAGGTGAGGAGATTGACGGATGCTTGTCAGCTGTTTGAGAAAATGGTTCAGGATGGTGTGAGGGCGTCATGTTGGTCATACAACATTCTGATTGATGGGTTGTTTAGAAATGGAAGGGCTGCAGCTGGGTATACTATGTTCTGTGATTTGAAGAAGAAAGGACAGTTTGTAGATGCTATAACTTACAGCATTGTTGTATTGCATCTTTGTAGGGAGCGTCGGCTGGAGGCTGCACTTGAATTGGTTGAAGAAATGGAGGTCAGAGGATTTGTTGTTGATCTTGTTACAATAACGTCTCTTTTGGTCAGGCTCCATAGGGAAGGTAGGTGGGATTGGGCTGAGCGTCTTATGAAGCATGTCAGGGATAGTAGTCTGGTGCCGAATGTACTTAGATGGAAAGCTGACATGGATGCTTCGATGAGAGATCCTCAGGATAGGAGAAAGGATTTTATGCCACTGTTCCCATCTGAAGGTGGCCTTGGCGAGATTATGAGTTTGGTAGATTCAACCACAGATTTGGGGGCAGCCAATGAGCACAGTTCAGATAGCGGAGCTCAAGATGAGGCGAATTCTCTTGCTGGGTGGTCATCATCTCCGTACATGGATCAACTGGCTAATGAAGTTCAGTCAATCAGCCGCTCTCGATTATTTTCGGTGTCAAGAGGGAAGAGGGTGCAGGGAGTAGGAGCCAAATCTTTCAATGTCGATATGGTCAATACGTACATGTCAATCTTTCTTGCAAAAGGGAAATTGAGCATAGCTTGCAAGTTGTTTGAGATCTTTACAGAAATGGGCAGTGACCCAGTAAGTTACACATACAATTCATTGATGAGTTCTTTTGTCAAGAAAGGTTATTTCAGAGAGGCATGGGGAGTTCTACGTGAGATGGGAGAGAAACTTTGTCCAGCAGATATTGCGACGTACAATGTGATAATTCAAGGCTTGGGAAGGATGGGTGAAGCTGATCTTGCAAGCACTGTTCTTGATCAATTGTTGAAGAAAGGTGGTTATCTAGACATTGTGATGTACAATACACTGATTCATGCATTGGGTAAGGCAGGCCGGATAGATGAAGCTAACAAGCTGTTCAAACAAATGACTGGCAGCGGGATCAATCCAGATGTTGTAACTTTTAATACACTCATTGAAGTTCATAGCAAGGCGGGCAAAGTGAAAGAAGCATACAAGTTTTTGAAAATGATGTTAGATGCAGGCTGCCCTCCTAATCATGTCACTGACACTATTCTGGATTATCTAGAGAAAGAGATTGAGAAACTGAGATACCAAAAGGCGTCGATTAAGCGGAACAAAGAGGATCTTCCTTAG